One genomic region from Chloroherpetonaceae bacterium encodes:
- a CDS encoding FlgD immunoglobulin-like domain containing protein, with the protein MCFTIQTLAQGVPKIGFEKLLLSESFEGSIGSNSVFSMAFDTSEGKIWFVTRSGLKTANGIWSQSPFFRNISFTTSAQNFNLEGIQTVDVLANRVWASSSKISEKDGVTRAGDGLIYSMNGGTEWTVLPQPLDKQTDTLEPYGINQVSALPIIVPEQNIIYDIAIGLKPGTVWVATWSGGIRRTQNNGQKWQRMMLPPTGFRRLSPTDTVRTKLEPRRGEDGDLTFLGFSVLQAQNGDVWVGTVDGICRTREADSLYPSWEKFTRNSTEISGGGITGNWIIALKEQPATPSFSRAIWAATWQGQSNTERFGVSWTRDDGLTWSNALIGERIYDFAFKGDTVFATGTNGLFISYNGGATWINQRVLRDQTNPKIFTKPKSEFQSVLSVPRTPNSLSSIWVGTTDGTGYSLDGGQNWSITRANIPTSSKTATYAYPNPFSPRLDRLIRIRFNQGNSTSATIHILDFSMKKVKTIYSTSESNADAEVTWDGRTENGARVANGVYFYQVDIAGGNASRGKILIID; encoded by the coding sequence GTGTGTTTCACAATTCAAACGCTCGCGCAAGGTGTCCCAAAAATAGGATTTGAAAAATTACTGCTTTCCGAAAGCTTTGAAGGGAGCATCGGATCGAATTCCGTGTTTTCAATGGCCTTTGATACAAGTGAAGGAAAAATTTGGTTTGTTACACGAAGTGGACTCAAAACTGCAAATGGAATATGGTCTCAATCACCTTTTTTCAGAAACATTTCTTTTACTACTTCTGCTCAAAATTTTAATCTTGAAGGAATTCAAACTGTTGATGTGCTCGCAAACCGTGTTTGGGCTTCTTCATCAAAAATTTCAGAAAAGGACGGCGTGACCCGAGCCGGCGATGGGTTGATTTATAGCATGAATGGGGGAACCGAATGGACCGTTTTACCGCAGCCACTCGATAAACAAACTGACACCCTTGAGCCTTATGGTATTAATCAAGTGAGCGCACTACCAATAATCGTCCCCGAGCAGAACATCATTTATGATATTGCCATCGGATTAAAGCCCGGAACAGTGTGGGTCGCGACTTGGTCGGGCGGGATTCGAAGAACACAAAATAATGGTCAAAAGTGGCAGCGAATGATGTTACCTCCAACTGGTTTTCGAAGACTTTCGCCAACAGATACAGTTCGCACCAAATTAGAACCACGAAGAGGTGAAGATGGCGATTTAACTTTTTTGGGATTTTCAGTACTTCAAGCTCAAAATGGGGATGTTTGGGTTGGCACGGTTGATGGAATTTGTCGAACCCGAGAGGCTGATTCGCTGTATCCTTCTTGGGAAAAGTTCACGAGAAATTCAACGGAGATTTCAGGTGGAGGAATCACCGGAAATTGGATTATTGCGTTAAAAGAACAACCTGCAACACCATCATTTTCTCGAGCGATATGGGCGGCCACTTGGCAAGGTCAAAGCAATACCGAAAGATTTGGCGTATCGTGGACGCGTGACGACGGGCTTACTTGGAGCAATGCCCTCATTGGTGAACGCATTTACGACTTCGCTTTCAAAGGTGATACGGTGTTTGCAACCGGAACCAATGGACTATTCATTTCCTATAATGGCGGCGCAACGTGGATTAATCAGCGAGTTTTGAGAGATCAAACCAACCCCAAAATTTTCACAAAGCCTAAGTCAGAGTTTCAAAGTGTGTTATCTGTACCAAGAACGCCGAATTCACTTTCATCTATTTGGGTTGGCACTACCGACGGAACCGGTTATAGTCTTGACGGTGGGCAAAACTGGAGTATCACACGAGCCAACATCCCGACTTCTTCCAAGACAGCCACATATGCGTATCCAAATCCATTTTCCCCTCGATTAGATAGGCTCATCCGAATTCGCTTTAATCAAGGAAACAGTACTTCAGCAACGATACATATCCTTGACTTTTCAATGAAAAAAGTCAAAACGATTTACTCAACCAGCGAGTCAAATGCAGATGCAGAAGTCACTTGGGATGGGAGAACAGAGAATGGGGCAAGAGTTGCCAATGGGGTTTATTTTTACCAAGTTGATATTGCGGGAGGGAACGCATCTCGCGGAAAAATTTTAATTATCGATTGA
- a CDS encoding lysophospholipid acyltransferase family protein, protein MLVLQSIFVWLACTVAVLIWLPLLALVRLFDRDAAHYRTGRFFRLIGVLICKVNPAWKLTISGVKINNPRNPFIVVSNHQSFADIPLISNLPWEMKWVAKIELFRAPIFGWMLKLAGDIPVDRKNKQSRADVLPKAAFYLKKHCSVMFFPEGTRSPDSRVHKFADGAFRLAIEHQLPILPLAVDGSSNCLPKHSIKFGRADNIRLKVLTPIETKGLTEKDATDLRDQVRHLIMSQIAEWRKVSVSEVDGLIATP, encoded by the coding sequence ATGTTAGTACTTCAGTCTATTTTCGTTTGGTTGGCTTGTACCGTAGCCGTATTGATATGGCTTCCCTTATTGGCTTTGGTTCGTTTGTTTGATCGAGATGCCGCGCATTATCGCACCGGCCGCTTCTTTCGTCTAATTGGAGTACTAATTTGTAAAGTAAACCCTGCTTGGAAACTAACAATCAGCGGAGTGAAAATCAACAATCCTCGAAATCCATTTATCGTTGTCAGTAATCATCAATCTTTTGCAGATATCCCCCTTATTTCAAATTTGCCTTGGGAGATGAAGTGGGTTGCGAAAATAGAACTTTTTCGAGCCCCAATTTTTGGATGGATGTTAAAGCTTGCAGGAGATATTCCGGTTGATCGAAAAAATAAACAAAGCCGCGCTGATGTATTACCCAAAGCGGCATTTTACCTGAAAAAGCATTGCTCGGTGATGTTCTTTCCTGAGGGAACTCGTTCGCCCGATTCCAGAGTTCATAAATTTGCAGATGGCGCATTTCGATTAGCCATTGAGCATCAATTACCAATTCTTCCTTTAGCGGTTGATGGCTCAAGCAACTGTTTGCCAAAACATTCAATCAAGTTTGGAAGAGCCGATAATATTCGATTAAAGGTTCTCACGCCAATTGAAACCAAAGGACTGACTGAAAAGGATGCCACCGATTTAAGAGACCAAGTCAGGCATTTAATTATGTCTCAAATCGCAGAGTGGAGAAAAGTATCCGTAAGCGAAGTTGATGGACTTATTGCAACCCCTTAG
- a CDS encoding sodium-translocating pyrophosphatase yields MEVSFIFGASVIAFLFALFLMKIVLGKETGNDAMRNISDAIREGAEAFLARQNRTIAYLAVALAALIYILYAFVRTPTSHDVASPQAMAIWTMLSFILGAASSVLAGYIGMWVAIRTNIRTAAAAIHSLNDALQVALRGGAISGFFVVILSIAGVVGLFVGMKSLGVTESELDIPLLMAGYGFGASFVALFAQLGGGIYTKAADVGADLVGKVEAGIPEDDPRNPAVIADLVGDNVGDCAGRGADLFESTAAENIGAMILAAALFKANEATFLASGISPIGILLFPLIMTAAGMLASIFGVLVVRTDGKEDPMNALNRGYYVSMAGSALGMFVAAKLILGIFWLNFFLCGIIGLLTSLAFVFLTQYYTEYRYRPVQSIATASLTGPATNIISGISVGLESTALPVIGISIAIMSSYYLGAQSGLEHAGLFGTAAATMGMLATAAYILAMDNFGPITDNAGGIVEMSEQPESVRKKTDRLDSMGNTTKALTKGYAVGSAALAAFLLFSAYLDELRNYGLQLESVNLAKPEVFIGGLLGAMVVFLFSAYSVIAVGKAAQAIIAEVREQFKALNRDAEGNIIFPPDFKPNYKSCVDIVTASALREMVKPGLLVVVAPIIVGVIFKFVYEAGGKQSTGATGAEVVAGMLMIGTITGILMAMFLNNAGGAWDNAKKYIESGQFKDSTGHVHRKRSDAHKAAVVGDTVGDPFKDTAGPSLHVLIKLLSTITLVLAPLFI; encoded by the coding sequence ATGGAAGTCAGTTTTATCTTTGGCGCGAGCGTCATCGCCTTTTTATTTGCGCTCTTTTTGATGAAAATCGTACTCGGTAAAGAAACCGGAAACGATGCAATGCGAAACATCTCTGATGCAATTCGTGAAGGTGCTGAGGCATTTTTAGCTCGTCAAAACAGAACGATAGCATATTTGGCAGTAGCTCTTGCTGCCTTGATTTACATATTATATGCTTTTGTAAGAACCCCAACCTCACATGATGTTGCTTCACCTCAAGCAATGGCAATCTGGACAATGCTATCCTTTATTTTAGGTGCTGCAAGTTCGGTTCTTGCCGGCTATATCGGAATGTGGGTTGCAATTCGAACCAATATCAGAACGGCAGCCGCAGCAATTCATTCCCTCAACGATGCCTTGCAAGTGGCATTACGTGGCGGTGCGATTTCAGGTTTTTTTGTCGTCATTCTTTCCATTGCAGGGGTTGTCGGTCTGTTTGTCGGAATGAAATCACTTGGAGTCACTGAAAGTGAATTAGATATTCCGCTTCTGATGGCAGGTTATGGGTTTGGGGCGAGTTTTGTGGCGCTCTTCGCTCAGCTTGGAGGAGGGATTTATACAAAGGCCGCAGATGTTGGCGCCGATTTGGTAGGAAAAGTCGAAGCCGGAATTCCTGAAGATGACCCAAGAAACCCTGCGGTGATTGCAGATTTAGTGGGCGATAATGTCGGCGATTGTGCCGGGCGCGGTGCAGATCTTTTTGAATCCACGGCCGCTGAAAATATTGGGGCAATGATTTTGGCAGCTGCGCTCTTTAAAGCCAACGAAGCAACTTTTCTGGCGAGTGGCATTTCACCAATCGGCATTTTGCTTTTTCCACTTATCATGACTGCCGCAGGAATGCTCGCATCAATCTTTGGGGTGCTTGTGGTGCGAACAGATGGAAAAGAAGATCCAATGAATGCGTTGAACCGAGGCTATTATGTTTCAATGGCCGGTTCTGCTTTAGGAATGTTTGTTGCAGCAAAATTGATTTTAGGGATATTTTGGCTTAACTTTTTTCTTTGTGGAATTATAGGGCTTCTCACCTCTCTCGCCTTTGTCTTCTTAACCCAATACTATACAGAGTATCGCTACAGGCCAGTGCAATCAATTGCTACAGCATCGTTGACCGGCCCGGCAACGAATATCATCTCGGGAATTTCGGTAGGTTTAGAATCCACGGCACTTCCTGTTATCGGAATTTCGATTGCAATCATGAGCTCATACTATTTGGGTGCGCAATCCGGGCTTGAACATGCGGGCTTATTCGGAACAGCGGCCGCAACAATGGGAATGCTTGCAACGGCGGCTTACATTCTTGCAATGGATAATTTCGGTCCCATTACGGATAATGCCGGCGGAATTGTTGAAATGTCCGAACAACCTGAAAGCGTTCGCAAGAAAACCGATCGGCTTGATTCAATGGGAAACACCACCAAAGCACTCACCAAAGGCTATGCCGTAGGGTCGGCGGCACTTGCAGCATTTCTTTTATTCAGTGCCTATCTCGATGAACTTCGCAACTACGGGTTACAATTGGAATCGGTGAACCTTGCCAAACCGGAGGTCTTTATCGGAGGGCTTCTTGGGGCGATGGTTGTTTTTCTATTTAGTGCATATTCTGTAATTGCTGTTGGAAAAGCAGCACAAGCGATTATTGCGGAAGTTCGGGAACAATTCAAAGCCTTAAATCGTGATGCAGAAGGGAACATTATTTTTCCTCCCGATTTCAAACCCAATTATAAAAGTTGTGTTGATATTGTAACCGCTTCGGCGCTTCGTGAAATGGTTAAGCCCGGGCTGCTTGTGGTTGTGGCGCCAATTATTGTAGGAGTCATATTTAAATTTGTTTATGAAGCCGGAGGAAAGCAATCAACTGGTGCAACAGGCGCTGAAGTGGTGGCGGGGATGTTAATGATTGGTACCATCACGGGGATATTGATGGCAATGTTTTTAAACAATGCCGGAGGTGCTTGGGATAATGCTAAGAAATATATAGAATCCGGTCAATTCAAAGATTCAACGGGGCATGTTCATCGAAAGCGCTCAGACGCGCATAAAGCAGCTGTTGTCGGCGATACGGTTGGAGATCCATTCAAGGATACGGCAGGGCCTTCACTTCACGTACTCATTAAATTACTTTCGACTATTACGCTTGTATTAGCACCGCTATTTATTTGA
- the thyX gene encoding FAD-dependent thymidylate synthase, which yields MQVRLISVTKPFLEIDGTALSPEGLIAYCARVSSPNQENPDYAKLLSYCIRNKHWSIFEMVDMTVEITTTRAIAPQILRHRSFCFQEFSQRYSKATAFETYEARRQDAKNRQNSLDDIDSETKAWFRKTQQEIWDLGYQRYEEALEKGIAKESARVFLPLNTSTKLYMKGSVRSWIHYLEVRCDPATQKEHRDIALSIRDIFKKEFPILSEALQW from the coding sequence ATGCAGGTTCGTTTAATATCAGTTACCAAACCTTTCTTAGAAATTGATGGCACGGCGCTTTCGCCCGAAGGTCTTATCGCCTATTGTGCACGTGTTTCAAGCCCCAATCAAGAAAACCCAGACTATGCAAAACTGCTTTCTTATTGCATTCGAAATAAGCATTGGAGCATTTTTGAGATGGTCGATATGACCGTCGAAATTACCACAACGAGAGCCATTGCGCCGCAAATTCTTCGTCACCGTAGTTTTTGTTTTCAGGAGTTTAGTCAACGCTATTCAAAAGCGACAGCGTTTGAAACTTATGAGGCAAGAAGACAAGATGCAAAGAATCGGCAAAATTCTTTGGATGACATTGATTCGGAGACAAAAGCGTGGTTTCGAAAGACACAACAAGAAATTTGGGATTTGGGTTATCAGCGGTATGAAGAAGCTTTAGAAAAAGGAATTGCGAAGGAATCGGCACGGGTTTTTCTTCCTCTCAATACCTCAACTAAGCTTTATATGAAAGGGTCTGTTAGAAGTTGGATTCATTATCTCGAGGTTCGCTGCGACCCTGCTACACAGAAAGAACATCGCGATATAGCGCTATCAATTCGGGATATTTTCAAAAAAGAATTTCCCATCCTTTCTGAAGCGCTTCAATGGTGA